A genomic window from Lentibacter algarum includes:
- a CDS encoding aminotransferase class I/II-fold pyridoxal phosphate-dependent enzyme, with translation MRNSRRGAVDPFIVMDVMEEARAAEAAGRSIIHMEVGQPGTAAPRGARAHLTEAMEASPLGYSVALGLPELRARIAQHYHDKHGVNLSPERVIITSGSSGAFILAFTALFEAGARVGLGEPGYPSYRQILKALDVKPVGLPTSAENRFQPVPSDFAGLELDGLLVASPANPSGTMLTREAMQALIDACAESETAFISDEIYQGIEYEGEAVSALELTDECYVINSFSKYFSMTGWRIGWMVVPEEHVRLIERLAQNMFICAPHASQVAALAAFGCTEELEANLAVYKANRDLMIVELPKVGLSNFAPPDGAFYIYVDVSHLTNDSRALASDILAKAGVAVTPGIDFDPERGQTTLRLSYARSTEEIREGLLRLKAYFDR, from the coding sequence ATGCGGAACTCAAGGCGCGGCGCGGTTGATCCCTTTATTGTGATGGACGTCATGGAGGAGGCCCGTGCTGCGGAGGCTGCAGGGCGCTCGATCATCCATATGGAAGTGGGTCAGCCCGGTACGGCTGCGCCCAGAGGTGCGCGGGCGCATTTGACTGAGGCAATGGAGGCCTCGCCGCTTGGGTACTCGGTTGCACTTGGGCTGCCCGAGTTGAGGGCGCGTATTGCCCAGCATTACCATGACAAACATGGTGTGAACTTGTCTCCCGAGCGTGTGATTATCACGTCTGGGTCCTCTGGGGCGTTCATATTGGCCTTCACCGCGCTCTTTGAAGCGGGCGCGCGGGTTGGCCTTGGGGAGCCCGGGTATCCGAGCTATCGCCAGATCCTGAAAGCGCTAGATGTGAAGCCCGTCGGATTGCCGACAAGCGCTGAAAACCGCTTTCAGCCTGTGCCGAGTGACTTTGCGGGGCTTGAACTTGACGGCCTTCTTGTGGCTTCGCCAGCAAACCCTTCCGGCACGATGCTGACACGTGAGGCGATGCAGGCCCTTATTGATGCCTGTGCTGAGAGCGAAACAGCTTTTATTTCGGACGAAATATATCAGGGTATTGAGTATGAAGGTGAGGCTGTCTCGGCACTTGAGCTTACTGATGAGTGCTATGTGATTAACTCATTCTCCAAGTATTTTTCTATGACAGGCTGGCGCATTGGCTGGATGGTTGTACCTGAGGAGCACGTACGTCTGATCGAGAGGCTGGCGCAGAATATGTTTATCTGCGCACCGCATGCCAGCCAAGTCGCGGCGCTCGCTGCTTTCGGGTGTACTGAAGAGCTTGAGGCGAATTTGGCAGTCTATAAGGCCAATAGAGATCTGATGATTGTAGAGCTCCCCAAGGTGGGCTTGAGCAACTTCGCTCCACCTGATGGGGCGTTTTACATTTATGTAGATGTGAGCCATCTCACCAATGATAGTCGTGCGCTGGCCTCTGACATACTCGCAAAAGCTGGTGTTGCTGTGACGCCTGGTATCGATTTTGATCCTGAACGAGGACAAACGACACTGCGCTTGTCATATGCGCGCTCAACTGAAGAGATCCGCGAAGGTTTGCTACGGCTCAAAGCGTATTTTGACAGATAG
- a CDS encoding M48 family metalloprotease yields MQRSLKSTLAACLMVALTASHAWAVSLLRDPDIEQSLKQLATPVLNAAGLPAGRMSVLVVDDSSLNAFVIDREHIFIHAGLLLKLETAEQLQSVIAHEAAHIANGHLARRPANARAAQSLAAFGLALAAAAGAAGGSEAGAAIGIGMQSAAQRSFFSHTRAEEASADQSAIRYLTRAGVDPAGSVEVMDIFAGQDLLSAGRQDPYARSHPLSRDRLRAMQAATSAYQGQFASNPTANYWFARAKGKLGAFYRAPKWTLRRAGDSGHKDVAQMRKAIAWHRSGKGSDALKTMASLIAAAPNDPYLHELHGQILLEQRQYNAALSAYSKAVALAPRNALIVGQYGHALLVSGNPKAALPHLERSANIEQRDARVLRDLGGAYAQLGNAGMASLLTAERYALLGRPKDATIHAKRAFDLLKRGSPGWQRAQDVLFASESAINSRRKK; encoded by the coding sequence ATGCAACGCAGTTTGAAATCAACGCTGGCCGCATGCCTGATGGTGGCTCTCACGGCATCTCATGCATGGGCTGTATCGCTGTTGCGTGATCCTGATATCGAACAGAGTCTCAAACAGCTGGCCACCCCCGTGCTCAATGCAGCAGGCTTACCCGCTGGGCGCATGTCCGTTCTTGTCGTCGATGACTCCTCACTCAATGCCTTCGTGATTGACCGCGAACATATCTTTATTCACGCAGGGCTTTTGCTCAAACTCGAAACAGCAGAGCAGCTCCAGTCCGTCATTGCGCATGAGGCTGCTCATATCGCCAACGGTCATTTGGCCCGACGCCCTGCCAACGCGCGCGCAGCTCAAAGCCTTGCCGCCTTCGGGCTCGCTTTAGCCGCCGCAGCAGGCGCGGCTGGTGGCTCCGAGGCTGGTGCCGCAATCGGGATCGGCATGCAAAGCGCAGCACAACGCTCGTTTTTCTCCCATACACGCGCCGAGGAAGCTTCAGCAGATCAGTCAGCCATCCGCTACCTGACACGCGCAGGCGTTGATCCGGCAGGCTCAGTTGAAGTGATGGACATCTTTGCTGGTCAAGACTTGCTCTCAGCTGGCCGGCAAGATCCATACGCTCGCTCACATCCGTTGTCGCGTGACCGCCTGCGCGCAATGCAAGCAGCCACCTCAGCTTACCAAGGCCAGTTTGCGAGCAACCCAACTGCAAATTACTGGTTTGCCCGCGCCAAGGGAAAACTAGGCGCATTTTACCGCGCCCCAAAATGGACACTGCGCCGAGCAGGTGACAGTGGACATAAAGACGTCGCACAAATGCGCAAAGCCATAGCTTGGCATCGGTCAGGCAAAGGCAGTGACGCCCTCAAGACAATGGCGAGCTTGATTGCAGCCGCTCCAAATGATCCATACCTGCATGAACTTCACGGCCAAATACTCTTGGAGCAGCGCCAATATAATGCGGCCCTCTCCGCCTATTCAAAAGCCGTGGCACTTGCTCCAAGAAACGCCCTGATCGTAGGGCAATATGGACATGCTCTGCTGGTCTCAGGCAATCCCAAAGCCGCCCTGCCCCATCTTGAACGCTCCGCCAATATTGAGCAGCGCGATGCCCGCGTCTTGCGGGATCTTGGTGGCGCATACGCCCAATTGGGCAATGCAGGGATGGCCTCATTGCTGACAGCTGAGCGGTATGCACTGCTCGGTCGGCCAAAAGACGCCACGATCCACGCCAAGCGCGCATTTGACCTGCTCAAACGCGGCTCCCCTGGTTGGCAACGCGCACAGGATGTGCTCTTTGCCTCAGAAAGCGCCATAAATTCACGGAGAAAGAAATGA
- a CDS encoding N-acetylmuramoyl-L-alanine amidase, whose amino-acid sequence MSRLLAVITVVFALIGGVSWLVPSASAQSLSGLARVDPSLSGASLQRGALTLTLTLSQPVPYRVYTLDEPRRLVLDFREVDWAGVSEELFAEAKALTSVRFGGFRPGWSRMVAELGGAFTLRSAEMSRDDQRGTAVLTVVLDTSDEATFADRAGPPKGDVWPDPVASLPRKQTGRVLVVLDPGHGGIDPGASREGQTEKELMLAFAREIEEELRRLPNVDVLLTRTDDNFVSLERRVAMAHQAEADIFISLHADALSEGHAHGATVHTLADDATDEASALLAERHDRADMLSGTDLTGQDDVVADVLLDLARQETQPRTERLAKAIVGGLEIKGAPLNRRPYRAAAFSVLKAADIPSILLEIGFLSSDRDFENVVDPLWRRKMAEGIRDGIQAWILADEAIRRVVRQ is encoded by the coding sequence ATGAGCAGGCTATTAGCAGTTATTACGGTGGTGTTTGCCTTAATTGGTGGGGTTTCTTGGCTTGTGCCGTCAGCGAGTGCCCAGTCCCTGAGTGGCTTGGCGCGCGTTGATCCATCACTGAGCGGTGCAAGCTTGCAGAGGGGGGCCTTGACGCTCACACTGACGCTCAGTCAGCCCGTACCCTATCGTGTTTATACCTTGGATGAACCACGCCGCCTTGTGCTTGATTTTCGTGAGGTAGATTGGGCTGGGGTTTCTGAAGAGCTTTTCGCCGAAGCCAAAGCGTTGACGAGCGTGCGTTTTGGCGGCTTTCGCCCTGGATGGTCACGCATGGTTGCGGAGCTTGGGGGGGCTTTTACGCTAAGATCAGCAGAGATGAGCCGTGACGACCAGAGGGGAACGGCTGTGCTCACGGTTGTTCTCGATACATCCGATGAGGCGACGTTTGCAGACCGAGCAGGGCCGCCCAAGGGCGATGTCTGGCCTGATCCGGTTGCTTCGCTGCCGCGCAAGCAAACTGGACGGGTTCTGGTTGTCCTCGATCCTGGGCATGGCGGCATTGATCCCGGAGCTTCGCGGGAAGGCCAAACGGAAAAAGAGCTTATGCTCGCTTTTGCGCGTGAAATAGAGGAAGAACTTAGACGGCTCCCCAATGTCGACGTGCTTTTGACGCGCACGGACGACAACTTTGTTTCACTTGAGCGCCGCGTGGCTATGGCCCATCAAGCGGAGGCTGATATCTTTATCTCGCTACATGCCGATGCGCTGAGCGAAGGTCATGCGCATGGAGCGACTGTTCACACGTTGGCCGATGACGCCACTGATGAGGCTTCGGCTCTGTTGGCTGAGCGGCATGATCGGGCTGATATGCTTTCAGGGACAGACCTCACGGGTCAAGATGATGTGGTTGCTGATGTCTTGCTCGATCTTGCGCGACAGGAGACACAGCCGCGGACGGAGCGTTTGGCCAAAGCGATTGTGGGCGGTCTCGAGATAAAGGGGGCGCCTCTCAACCGGCGGCCATATCGTGCAGCTGCTTTTTCTGTGCTCAAAGCGGCTGACATTCCTTCGATCTTGCTGGAGATCGGGTTTCTGTCGAGTGACCGCGATTTTGAAAATGTTGTTGATCCTTTGTGGCGTCGCAAAATGGCGGAGGGAATCCGAGATGGTATTCAGGCCTGGATCCTCGCGGATGAAGCCATCCGCCGCGTGGTCCGTCAATGA
- a CDS encoding PBP1A family penicillin-binding protein, giving the protein MIRFLFSALGGLFSLITLGLMAVALSIGAIFYIYGQDLPSHESLSQYQPPTISRIYSGEGRMLDEFARERRLFTPAEEIPQLVKYAFISAEDKNFYVHQGYDTRGIASAAVDAMKGGSVRGASTITQQVVKNFLLSADRQAERKIKEIILATRLEETLDKERILELYLNEIFLGQNSFGVTAAAQAYFNKTLSELAPHEAATLASMPKAPGRFHPVRNKERVLQRRNFVLKEMFENGYISEAVYKSERELPLRSVQNGDFEPFKDGLPPRDYFTDEIRRQLSNDFGEEEFFTGGMTVRATIDPEMQEVAAAALQRQLEQFDRGVGRWRGTGKSISAENLATEADWREALAGTNVPRDINLESHWFPAVVLEIADQSMRIGIEGISETEAEPFVIPRKDISWLRGGFGDSFKIGDVVLVRRMTTGDEGAGDFIRWTLRQVPEVQGGFMAMDVNTGRVIAMQGGFSYQHSVFNRATQARRQPGSSFKPFVYASALDSGYTPATIVVDAPIEINTPQGLWRPQNASNRYYGPTPLRTGIEQSRNLMTIRLAQEVGMDVVADYAERFGVYDGMGRFLANSLGSEETTLYKMVSAYAMFANGGQRVEPTLIDRVQDRYGKTVYRHDDRVCTDCVNPTLPRSEAPVIVNNRERVMNAVTAYQLTSMMTGVVSRGTASKSVNLGVPVAGKTGTTNDAKDVWFIGFTNNIVAGCYIGFDNPRSMGSGASGGGMCGPVFQRFMSSAIKKYGAGKFRAPKECEFIKIDRFTGARLSDSAEGDHVVIECFREGEQIDFGITFDGGFAMGANLPLVRETEAAKQVTTSTGKKAVVGPKAGFGTLSSGGLY; this is encoded by the coding sequence GTGATTAGATTCTTGTTCTCGGCCCTCGGGGGCCTTTTTAGCCTCATCACCCTCGGTCTTATGGCTGTGGCGCTTTCTATTGGTGCGATTTTTTACATTTATGGCCAAGACCTGCCAAGCCATGAAAGCCTCTCACAGTATCAGCCGCCCACTATCAGCCGCATCTACTCGGGTGAGGGGCGCATGCTCGACGAATTCGCGCGCGAACGCCGTCTGTTTACACCAGCCGAAGAAATCCCGCAGCTTGTGAAATATGCGTTTATCAGCGCGGAAGATAAGAATTTCTATGTGCACCAGGGCTATGACACGCGCGGTATCGCGTCAGCTGCTGTTGACGCCATGAAGGGTGGAAGTGTGCGTGGGGCTTCGACCATTACCCAGCAGGTCGTTAAGAATTTTCTACTCTCGGCTGACCGCCAGGCCGAACGTAAGATCAAAGAGATTATCCTTGCTACGCGGCTTGAGGAAACACTGGATAAGGAGCGTATTCTCGAGCTCTACCTGAACGAAATTTTTCTCGGGCAGAACTCTTTTGGTGTGACTGCAGCCGCGCAGGCTTATTTTAACAAAACCTTGAGCGAACTGGCCCCACATGAAGCTGCTACCTTGGCGTCTATGCCAAAGGCTCCCGGGCGTTTTCACCCTGTTCGAAACAAAGAGCGTGTGCTTCAACGGCGAAATTTTGTTCTGAAGGAAATGTTTGAGAACGGCTACATTTCTGAAGCTGTGTACAAATCTGAACGCGAGCTTCCACTTCGGTCGGTTCAGAATGGTGACTTTGAGCCGTTCAAAGACGGCTTGCCGCCACGCGACTATTTTACAGACGAAATCCGCCGGCAGCTCTCAAATGATTTCGGTGAAGAAGAGTTTTTCACGGGTGGTATGACTGTGCGCGCAACGATTGATCCTGAGATGCAGGAAGTTGCGGCGGCGGCTCTTCAGCGCCAGCTGGAGCAGTTTGACCGTGGTGTTGGTCGCTGGCGCGGGACCGGTAAAAGCATTTCGGCAGAAAACCTAGCAACTGAGGCGGATTGGCGAGAGGCCTTGGCCGGAACCAACGTACCGCGGGACATTAATCTGGAGAGCCATTGGTTCCCCGCTGTTGTGCTTGAAATTGCGGACCAATCCATGCGTATTGGTATCGAGGGCATCAGCGAGACAGAGGCAGAGCCTTTTGTTATCCCACGTAAAGATATTTCATGGTTGCGCGGCGGTTTTGGTGACAGTTTCAAAATCGGAGATGTTGTGCTTGTTCGGCGCATGACAACGGGCGACGAAGGAGCAGGAGACTTTATCCGCTGGACGCTAAGGCAGGTACCTGAAGTGCAGGGCGGTTTCATGGCTATGGATGTGAACACAGGCCGCGTGATTGCTATGCAGGGTGGGTTTTCTTACCAGCATTCTGTTTTCAACCGCGCCACACAGGCGAGACGCCAGCCCGGGTCTTCGTTTAAACCATTTGTGTATGCGTCGGCACTTGATAGCGGATATACGCCTGCAACGATTGTTGTTGATGCGCCGATTGAGATCAACACGCCACAAGGCCTTTGGAGGCCGCAAAACGCCTCGAACCGCTACTATGGGCCCACCCCGCTGCGCACTGGGATCGAGCAATCGCGAAACCTGATGACCATTCGTCTTGCACAGGAAGTTGGGATGGACGTGGTAGCTGATTATGCTGAGCGTTTTGGAGTCTATGATGGAATGGGACGCTTTTTGGCGAACTCGCTCGGCTCGGAAGAGACCACACTCTACAAAATGGTGTCGGCCTATGCCATGTTTGCCAACGGTGGGCAGCGTGTTGAGCCGACATTGATTGACCGCGTTCAAGACCGATATGGCAAGACCGTCTATAGACACGATGACCGAGTGTGTACTGACTGTGTTAACCCAACGCTGCCCCGGTCTGAAGCGCCTGTGATTGTAAACAACCGTGAGCGCGTCATGAATGCTGTGACCGCGTATCAGCTCACATCCATGATGACAGGGGTTGTGTCTCGCGGAACGGCGAGCAAATCGGTGAATCTGGGTGTGCCTGTTGCGGGTAAAACTGGTACAACCAATGATGCCAAAGATGTTTGGTTCATTGGTTTCACAAACAATATCGTGGCGGGCTGTTATATTGGGTTTGATAATCCGCGCTCTATGGGCAGCGGCGCGTCAGGCGGTGGGATGTGTGGTCCTGTTTTCCAGAGGTTCATGAGTTCTGCGATCAAGAAGTATGGGGCTGGTAAATTCCGTGCGCCGAAAGAATGCGAATTCATCAAAATCGACCGTTTTACGGGTGCGCGCTTGTCAGACAGCGCTGAGGGCGATCATGTTGTTATCGAATGCTTCCGCGAGGGGGAGCAGATCGACTTCGGGATCACTTTTGATGGTGGTTTCGCGATGGGAGCTAACCTGCCTCTCGTTCGCGAAACGGAAGCGGCCAAGCAAGTCACGACCTCAACAGGCAAAAAAGCCGTTGTTGGTCCCAAAGCTGGCTTTGGAACGCTTAGCTCGGGCGGACTTTATTAA
- a CDS encoding helix-turn-helix domain-containing protein, with translation MIRRKNKRSDASENVEPRWFDDFQLRLGDIMRGERATMGKSLLDVQRELRIKASYIAAIENADPDAFDTPGFIAGYVRSYARYLGMDPDRAFAAFCAESGFTTAHGMSDAASSVRKETQPKKQNKRTDRDPMFDGATPFAPGAESIFSRIEPGAVGSLLVLVALVGALGFGGWTVLNEVQRVQLSPVENTPDVLADLDPLAQAGQNNAPELGDTSPELTAAADSFDRLYRPQALDVPVLVARDAPIATLRPDENGTFARLPEVSSDSGFEATALITEGVRVVAARPAWVRIRDGEGTELFSGILNAGETFDVPQENSETPATIRVGESGSIYYIVDGKTYGPTGPRGAITESFSLASADVSAALPEANIARDSDLSAVLADLGGTLPTETAAVPQVFEQQQGVVTVIATREVWLRVKAASGTILHEAVMQPGDFYTVPQTSEPATIRAGDAGAVYFAANGNTYGPYGARGAVADNLQLTAETLTAELSQADWEAIEPLARAVAQIDADGAFGVLRD, from the coding sequence ATGATCAGGCGCAAAAACAAGCGCAGCGATGCAAGTGAGAACGTCGAACCGCGCTGGTTCGATGATTTTCAGCTGCGGCTTGGTGATATCATGCGCGGCGAGCGTGCCACGATGGGCAAATCGCTACTTGATGTCCAGCGCGAACTCCGGATCAAGGCCAGCTATATCGCAGCGATTGAAAATGCTGACCCAGACGCTTTTGACACCCCTGGTTTTATTGCTGGCTACGTGCGCTCTTATGCACGCTATCTTGGCATGGACCCTGATCGTGCTTTTGCAGCCTTCTGTGCCGAAAGCGGGTTTACGACGGCGCATGGGATGTCTGACGCGGCTTCGTCTGTTCGAAAAGAAACACAGCCCAAAAAGCAGAACAAACGTACAGATCGAGACCCGATGTTTGACGGGGCAACCCCTTTTGCACCAGGGGCTGAATCGATATTTTCTCGCATCGAGCCGGGAGCCGTGGGCTCACTTCTCGTTTTGGTTGCTTTGGTCGGTGCGCTTGGTTTTGGCGGTTGGACGGTTCTCAACGAGGTGCAGCGCGTTCAGCTTTCGCCTGTAGAGAATACCCCCGATGTTTTGGCCGATCTTGATCCGTTGGCACAAGCTGGACAAAATAATGCGCCAGAGCTTGGCGACACTAGCCCAGAGCTGACGGCAGCGGCTGATAGCTTTGATCGTCTCTATCGTCCGCAGGCACTTGATGTGCCTGTGCTCGTGGCAAGGGATGCGCCGATTGCGACGTTGCGCCCTGATGAGAACGGGACTTTTGCACGCTTACCGGAGGTAAGTTCGGATTCTGGGTTTGAAGCGACCGCTTTGATTACAGAAGGTGTGCGTGTCGTGGCTGCGCGCCCTGCTTGGGTCCGTATTCGCGACGGCGAAGGAACAGAGTTGTTCAGCGGCATTTTGAATGCTGGTGAAACCTTCGATGTTCCACAAGAAAACAGCGAGACGCCGGCGACCATTCGTGTGGGTGAGAGCGGCTCAATTTATTACATCGTAGATGGCAAAACCTATGGGCCGACTGGTCCGCGCGGCGCGATCACGGAAAGTTTCTCATTGGCCTCAGCTGATGTGAGTGCTGCGTTGCCAGAGGCCAATATTGCGCGTGACAGTGATTTGTCAGCGGTGCTTGCGGACCTTGGAGGAACACTTCCGACAGAGACAGCGGCTGTCCCTCAGGTATTTGAGCAACAGCAGGGTGTGGTGACAGTTATTGCAACACGTGAAGTTTGGCTTCGTGTGAAGGCGGCGTCAGGAACGATCCTTCATGAAGCTGTGATGCAGCCCGGCGATTTTTACACTGTGCCTCAAACAAGTGAACCAGCCACCATTCGTGCAGGTGATGCCGGCGCGGTCTACTTTGCCGCAAATGGAAACACCTACGGGCCGTATGGTGCACGTGGCGCGGTCGCGGACAATCTGCAGCTGACTGCCGAAACGTTGACCGCGGAGCTGAGCCAAGCCGACTGGGAGGCGATCGAGCCTTTGGCGCGTGCAGTGGCGCAGATCGACGCGGACGGTGCATTTGGTGTGTTGAGAGACTAA
- the ispG gene encoding flavodoxin-dependent (E)-4-hydroxy-3-methylbut-2-enyl-diphosphate synthase, with protein sequence MSLNPIRPWRNIYRRKSRQIMVGNVPVGGDAPISVQTMTNTLTTDAKATIAQVQAAAEAGADIVRVSVPDEDSAKALKEIVRESPVPIVADIHFHYKRGIEAAEAGAACLRINPGNIGDEKRVAEVIRAARDHNCSIRIGVNAGSLEKHLLDKYGEPCPDAMVESGLDHIKILQDHDFHEFKISVKASDVFMAAAAYQQLADATDAPIHLGITEAGGLTSGTIKSSIGMGSLLWMGIGDTIRVSLSADPIEEVKVGYEILKSLGLRHRGVNIISCPSCARQGFDVIKTVEALEKRLEHIKTPMSLSIIGCVVNGPGEALMTDVGFTGGGAGAGTGMVYMAGKQDHKLGNYDMVDHIVDLVEKRAAELDATSEA encoded by the coding sequence ATGTCTTTGAACCCCATTCGCCCGTGGCGCAATATTTATCGCCGTAAAAGCCGTCAGATTATGGTGGGTAATGTCCCTGTTGGCGGGGACGCGCCGATCTCGGTTCAAACAATGACCAATACGCTTACGACGGACGCCAAAGCGACGATAGCGCAGGTACAGGCTGCGGCAGAAGCTGGGGCAGATATCGTACGGGTGTCTGTGCCAGATGAGGACAGTGCCAAAGCGCTTAAGGAAATTGTGCGCGAGAGCCCTGTTCCGATTGTGGCGGATATTCACTTTCACTACAAACGCGGGATTGAAGCTGCGGAAGCTGGTGCTGCCTGTCTGCGTATCAACCCAGGTAACATTGGTGACGAGAAGCGCGTGGCGGAAGTGATCCGCGCTGCGCGAGACCACAATTGCTCGATCCGCATCGGTGTAAATGCCGGTAGCCTTGAAAAGCACCTCTTAGATAAGTACGGAGAGCCTTGCCCTGATGCCATGGTTGAGAGTGGGCTTGATCATATCAAAATCCTTCAAGACCACGACTTTCACGAGTTCAAAATCTCTGTCAAAGCCTCGGATGTCTTTATGGCTGCAGCAGCCTATCAGCAGCTTGCTGATGCTACCGATGCGCCTATTCACCTTGGGATCACAGAAGCCGGTGGGCTGACCTCTGGCACGATTAAATCATCGATTGGTATGGGTAGTCTGCTGTGGATGGGTATTGGTGACACGATCCGTGTGTCTCTCTCGGCTGATCCAATCGAAGAGGTGAAAGTTGGCTATGAGATTTTAAAGTCGCTTGGGCTGCGCCATAGAGGTGTGAACATTATTTCCTGCCCGTCCTGTGCGCGGCAGGGGTTTGATGTGATCAAGACTGTCGAGGCTTTGGAAAAAAGGCTAGAGCATATCAAAACACCTATGAGCCTCTCGATTATTGGCTGTGTTGTGAACGGTCCAGGTGAGGCCCTGATGACTGATGTCGGCTTTACTGGTGGTGGCGCAGGCGCCGGGACTGGAATGGTCTATATGGCGGGCAAGCAGGATCACAAGCTTGGTAACTATGATATGGTCGACCACATCGTTGATCTTGTTGAGAAGCGTGCTGCGGAGCTGGACGCTACAAGCGAGGCTTAA
- a CDS encoding DsbA family protein, translating to MTKTTAAFALMASLTTSPLAALDLAAMTAAERAAFQNEIRTYLLENPEVIMEAVAVLEERQAGQQADADASLVQVNGADLFEDANSFVGGNLEGDLTLVEFVDYRCGYCRKAHDEVAQLIEADGNIRFIVKEFPILGEASVVSSRFAVATKLVAGDEAYKAVSDALITLKSDVEETVLRALASSLSLDPDAILAKMESDEVTAVIAENRALGQRLNISGTPTFVMGDQILRGYMPLAQMQEIAEDIRSE from the coding sequence ATGACAAAAACAACAGCAGCCTTTGCTCTTATGGCAAGCCTTACAACAAGCCCACTTGCAGCGCTTGATCTCGCAGCGATGACGGCTGCCGAGCGCGCAGCCTTCCAAAACGAAATTCGCACCTACCTTCTGGAAAACCCAGAAGTGATAATGGAAGCCGTCGCTGTTTTGGAAGAACGTCAGGCAGGGCAGCAAGCCGACGCTGACGCCTCACTTGTTCAGGTGAACGGTGCTGATCTTTTTGAGGATGCCAATTCTTTTGTGGGCGGAAACCTAGAAGGCGACCTGACACTGGTCGAGTTCGTCGACTATCGCTGCGGCTACTGTCGCAAAGCCCACGACGAAGTCGCCCAGCTTATTGAGGCAGATGGAAACATTCGATTTATCGTTAAGGAATTCCCAATCTTGGGCGAAGCCTCGGTTGTGTCCTCGCGCTTTGCTGTTGCCACCAAATTGGTCGCAGGCGATGAGGCCTATAAAGCCGTCTCAGATGCATTGATCACATTGAAATCAGACGTTGAGGAGACGGTGTTGAGGGCCTTGGCGAGCTCCCTTTCGCTCGATCCCGACGCAATCCTTGCGAAGATGGAGAGCGACGAGGTGACAGCGGTCATCGCTGAAAACCGCGCTCTTGGGCAGCGCCTCAATATTTCAGGAACACCGACCTTTGTAATGGGGGACCAAATCTTGCGCGGCTACATGCCACTTGCCCAAATGCAGGAGATCGCAGAAGACATTCGCTCCGAATGA